One window of Papaver somniferum cultivar HN1 chromosome 9, ASM357369v1, whole genome shotgun sequence genomic DNA carries:
- the LOC113313747 gene encoding plastidial pyruvate kinase 2-like yields the protein MAQVVVATRSLEGSFLCPSSSSGSIQNNPLEKKLRQIGNGRTIHWNNRVMAAKRSSKLDTQVLPVSPEDVPVNARDQEFQQLRNMQQLGDTAVGIWSQPTVKRKTKIVCTIGPSTDTREMIWKLAEAGMNVARMNMSHGDHASHQKVIDLVKEYNAQSKDNVIAIMLDTKGPEVRSGDLPKPITLTSGQEFTFTIKRGVGTETCVSVNYDDFVNDVEVGDMLLVDGGMMSFVVKGKTEDSVKCEVVDGGDLKSRRHLNVRGKSATLPSITDKDWDDIKFGVDNKVDFYAVSFVKDAKVVHELKDYLKGCGADIHVIVKIESADSIPNLHSIITASDGAMVARGDLGAELPIEEVPLLQEEIIRQCRNQGKAVIVATNMLESMIVHPTPTRAEVSDIAIAVREGADAVMLSGETAHGKFPLKAVKVMHTVSLRTEATMVGSEAPPNLGRAFKNHMSEMFAYHATMMSNTLGTSIVVFTRSGFMAILLSHYRPSGTIFAFTNEERVRQRLALYQGICPIYMNFSDDAEETFGNALTLLQKQGMVKEGEEVALVQSGKQPIWRFQSTHNIQVRKV from the exons ATGGCACAGGTGGTAGTAGCAACTAGATCTCTAGAAGGTTCATTTTTATGCCCTAGTTCTTCTTCTGGATCTATTCAAAACAATCCGTTGGAAAAAAAACTCAGACAAATTGGTAATGGCAGAACAATCCATTGGAATAACCGTGTAATGGCAGCTAAAAGAAGTTCTAAATTGGATACACAAGTTCTTCCTGTATCACCTGAAGATGTTCCAGTCAATGct AGAGATCAGGAATTTCAACAGCTTAGGAATATGCAGCAGCTTGGGGACACAGCGGTAGGCATTTGGTCGCAACCAACAGTGAAACGTAAGACCAAGATTGTCTGCACTATTGGTCCATCCACAGATACACGAGAAATGATATGGAAGCTAGCTGAGGCTGGTATGAATGTTGCTCGCATGAATATGTCCCATGGAGATCATGCCTCACATCAAAAAGTTATAGATTTAGTTAAAGAATACAATGCACAATCTAAAGACAATGTCATCGCGATCATGTTGGACACAAAG GGTCCAGAGGTCAGAAGTGGTGACTTACCAAAGCCAATTACTTTAACAAGCGGACAAGAATTTACATTCACAATCAAAAGAGGGGTTGGCACTGAAACTTGTGTCAGCGTAAATTATGACGATTTTGTTAATGATGTTGAAGTTGGTGATATGCTTCTTGTTGATG GTGGGATGATGTCATTTGTGGTGAAGGGCAAGACAGAAGACTCAGTGAAATGTGAAGTCGTTGACGGTGGAGATCTGAAGTCTAGGCGGCATCTGAATGTTCGAGGGAAAAGTGCTACGCTGCCATCAATCACTG ACAAAGACTGGGATGATATCAAGTTTGGAGTTGACAACAAAGTAGATTTTTATGCGGTTTCATTTGTGAAAGATGCAAAAGTggtccatgaattgaaggattaTCTAAAAG GCTGTGGTGCAGATATACATGTGATTGTAAAAATTGAAAGTGCAGACTCTATTCCTAATCTTCATTCAATAATCACTGCATCTGATGGG GCTATGGTAGCTAGAGGAGATCTTGGGGCTGAGCTCCCAATTGAAGAGGTTCCTTTATTGCAG GAAGAGATTATTAGGCAGTGCCGTAACCAGGGCAAAGCTGTTATTGTAGCAACAAATATGCTGGAAAGCATGATTGTTCATCCCACACCTACTCGAGCCGAGGTCTCAGACATTGCGATTGCAGTTCGCGAGGGAGCTGATGCAGTTATGTTGTCTGGAGAAACTGCTCATGGAAA GTTTCCATTGAAAGCTGTCAAGGTTATGCACACTGTTTCTTTAAGGACTGAGGCAACCATGGTTGGTAGCGAAGCACCTCCTAATCTTGGCCGGGCCTTCAAG AATCATATGAGTGAAATGTTTGCGTATCATGCAACAATGATGTCCAACACTCTTGGCACCTCAATCGTCGTCTTCACCAGGAGTGGTTTTATGGCTATTTTATTGAGCCACTATCGACCCTCTGGCACTATATTCGCTTTTACAAACGA GGAAAGAGTCAGACAAAGACTGGCTCTTTATCAGGGGATATGTCccatatacatgaacttctcggACGATGCCGAGGAAACCTTTGGGAATGCTTTAACTTTGTTACAG AAGCAAGGCATGGTTAAGGAAGGGGAAGAGGTGGCTCTTGTTCAAAGTGGCAAGCAACCAATTTGGCGATTCCAATCAACTCACAACATCCAGGTCAGGAAAGTTTAG